A stretch of Nonomuraea africana DNA encodes these proteins:
- a CDS encoding nitrate- and nitrite sensing domain-containing protein, giving the protein MRSRLILLILIPTIVGVLLAGIQLANSIGTAAEYRRLTQVAELVQRLGALSHELGKERALTAWYIADHRRARRLAMLRNQRDVVDAAKKKVLASTTGIDDAHSARVRQEVDEATRWLNGIDGLRESILGDSVPARAAVKTFTSMIDVMEGLQSELIASGNNDRLLGDSTALGALERAKEEVSRQQVILVVAQIERSLDYDDLSDFLGSWNAQQTELAVYEAEASVDDLAFYRKTIRGQEIDRADAMRQRALAQMREYKEIRDLDITSLRDLTLWYDSTEKTVDAMRKVEDQLATSIVAQTKVLAGDEQRDAIISGATILVLLVLVLLITTSVAGSLVRPLRRLRAEALEVAGSRLPDTVRALRESGDGAVIPEVPSIGVLTRDEIGEVARAFDEVHREAVRLAGDEAKLRANVNAMFVNLSRRSQTLVERQLSLIEGLENGEEDEQRLANLFRLDHLATRMRRNSENLLVLAGQEAARKWTEPVELVDIARASLSEVEGYERVNIQVPTGTMVAGPAVTDVVHLLAELIENSISFSPRETKVSVTSSRADGGVMVAVVDLGIGMTADEVAQANWRLANPPVVDVSVSRRMGLFVVGRLALRHGITVQLRSQPTGGVTALVVLPDTLLVSASAPAQTGFPYQQTQSSYSPFDAPVLAAPVAQVGRETPDVRPFEEPMHTPWPGVLPPPGGDSAWPPLGEERAFGTPAGNPAGNGGPAAGVPSVNGFAGAPGSGFADRFSDTGFPDSGFPDSGYSDGGYPTDRGAPSTGAFADSGFSNSGFSDSGFSEDTFSDSGFSDRGFADSGWPSAAPSKAEPTFDPFARSLPEPEPRPMDAFGRPPEFGSRQEPDTTRRESQDSLGFPSQDSTATFGRVGQEPQGGFMGLPEPDMTGPLPVVRTSPMDEDGEEFLPIFSSVGSDWFRRPDPEELKAARDDAAPGQLPARRPAQAEEQAEQAPRGQQQAQSMRESRPQGLPQRRPGQSAPTPPSWSSPADSGFQAARAAAEPAQGGTTASGLPRRVPKANLVPGSASAAESAAPEPAAPISPDRVRSRLSSFQQGVRQGREFTRENKEEQ; this is encoded by the coding sequence GTGCGATCGCGCCTCATCCTGCTCATCCTGATCCCCACCATCGTGGGCGTCCTCCTCGCCGGGATCCAGCTGGCCAACTCCATCGGCACCGCCGCCGAGTACCGCCGCCTGACCCAGGTGGCCGAGCTCGTGCAGCGGCTCGGCGCGCTCTCCCACGAGCTGGGCAAGGAACGCGCGCTCACCGCCTGGTACATCGCCGACCACCGAAGGGCGCGCCGCCTGGCGATGCTGCGCAACCAGCGGGACGTGGTCGACGCGGCGAAGAAGAAGGTGCTCGCCAGCACCACGGGCATCGACGACGCCCACTCCGCCCGCGTGCGCCAGGAGGTCGACGAGGCCACCCGCTGGCTGAACGGCATCGACGGCCTCCGCGAGTCGATCCTCGGTGACAGCGTCCCCGCCCGAGCGGCGGTCAAGACCTTCACCTCGATGATCGACGTCATGGAGGGCCTGCAGAGCGAGCTGATCGCCTCCGGCAACAACGACCGCCTGCTCGGTGACTCCACCGCCCTCGGCGCGCTGGAGCGCGCCAAGGAGGAGGTCTCCCGGCAGCAGGTCATCCTCGTCGTCGCGCAGATCGAGCGCAGCCTCGACTACGACGACCTCTCCGACTTCCTCGGTTCGTGGAACGCCCAGCAGACCGAGCTGGCCGTCTACGAGGCCGAGGCCTCGGTCGACGACCTGGCCTTCTACCGCAAGACGATCAGGGGTCAGGAGATCGACCGCGCCGACGCCATGCGCCAGCGCGCGCTGGCCCAGATGCGCGAGTACAAGGAGATCCGCGACCTCGACATCACCTCGCTGCGCGACCTCACGCTCTGGTACGACAGCACCGAGAAGACCGTCGACGCCATGCGCAAGGTCGAGGACCAGCTGGCCACCTCGATCGTGGCCCAGACCAAGGTGCTGGCCGGCGACGAGCAGCGCGACGCCATCATCTCGGGCGCGACCATCCTCGTCCTGCTGGTGCTGGTGCTGCTGATCACCACCAGCGTCGCGGGCTCGCTGGTCCGCCCGCTGCGCAGGCTGCGGGCCGAGGCCCTGGAGGTGGCCGGCAGCCGCCTGCCCGACACGGTCCGCGCGCTGCGCGAGTCGGGCGACGGCGCGGTCATCCCCGAGGTCCCCTCCATCGGCGTGCTCACCCGCGACGAGATCGGGGAAGTCGCGAGGGCCTTCGACGAGGTGCACCGCGAGGCCGTACGCCTCGCCGGCGACGAGGCCAAGCTGCGCGCCAACGTCAACGCGATGTTCGTCAACCTCTCCCGCCGCAGCCAGACCCTCGTCGAGCGCCAGCTGTCGCTCATCGAGGGCCTGGAGAACGGCGAAGAGGACGAGCAGCGTCTGGCCAACCTCTTCAGGCTCGACCACCTGGCCACCCGCATGCGGCGCAACAGCGAGAACCTCCTGGTCCTCGCCGGCCAGGAGGCCGCCCGCAAGTGGACGGAGCCGGTCGAGCTGGTCGACATCGCCCGCGCCTCCCTGTCGGAGGTCGAGGGGTACGAGCGGGTCAACATCCAGGTGCCGACCGGCACCATGGTGGCCGGGCCCGCCGTCACCGACGTCGTCCACCTGCTCGCCGAGCTGATCGAGAACTCGATCTCCTTCTCCCCGCGCGAGACCAAGGTCAGTGTCACCAGCAGCCGCGCCGACGGCGGCGTCATGGTCGCCGTCGTCGACCTCGGCATCGGCATGACCGCCGACGAGGTCGCGCAGGCCAACTGGCGCCTGGCCAACCCGCCGGTCGTGGACGTCTCGGTCTCGCGGCGCATGGGCCTGTTCGTGGTCGGCCGCCTGGCCCTGCGCCACGGCATCACCGTGCAGCTGCGCTCGCAGCCGACCGGCGGCGTCACCGCCCTGGTCGTCCTGCCCGACACCCTGCTGGTCTCCGCGTCGGCTCCCGCCCAGACCGGTTTCCCGTACCAGCAGACGCAGAGCTCCTACAGCCCGTTCGACGCGCCCGTGCTGGCGGCGCCGGTGGCGCAGGTCGGCAGGGAGACCCCCGACGTGCGGCCCTTCGAGGAGCCGATGCACACGCCGTGGCCCGGCGTGCTGCCGCCTCCCGGCGGCGACTCGGCCTGGCCCCCGCTGGGCGAGGAGCGCGCGTTCGGCACCCCGGCGGGCAACCCGGCCGGCAACGGCGGGCCGGCCGCAGGCGTGCCGTCCGTCAACGGGTTCGCCGGCGCCCCCGGCAGCGGGTTCGCCGACAGGTTCTCGGACACGGGCTTCCCCGACAGCGGTTTCCCTGACAGCGGCTACTCCGACGGCGGGTACCCCACGGACAGAGGGGCCCCCTCCACCGGCGCCTTCGCCGACAGCGGGTTCTCCAACAGCGGGTTCTCCGACAGCGGGTTCTCTGAGGACACGTTCTCTGACAGCGGGTTCTCCGACAGGGGCTTCGCCGACAGCGGCTGGCCCTCGGCCGCGCCGAGTAAGGCCGAGCCGACGTTCGACCCGTTCGCCAGGAGCCTGCCCGAGCCCGAGCCCAGGCCGATGGACGCCTTCGGCCGTCCGCCCGAGTTCGGGTCCAGGCAGGAGCCCGACACTACGCGCAGGGAGAGCCAGGACTCCCTCGGCTTCCCGTCCCAGGACTCCACGGCCACGTTCGGCCGGGTGGGCCAGGAGCCGCAGGGCGGCTTCATGGGGCTGCCCGAGCCTGACATGACCGGCCCGCTCCCCGTCGTCCGCACCTCCCCCATGGACGAGGACGGCGAGGAGTTCCTGCCCATCTTCTCCTCCGTCGGCTCCGACTGGTTCCGCAGGCCGGACCCCGAGGAGCTGAAGGCCGCCAGGGACGACGCCGCGCCCGGCCAGCTGCCCGCCCGCCGTCCGGCGCAGGCGGAGGAGCAGGCCGAGCAGGCGCCGCGCGGTCAGCAGCAGGCGCAGAGCATGCGTGAGTCGCGGCCCCAGGGCCTGCCGCAGCGCAGGCCCGGCCAGAGCGCGCCGACCCCGCCCTCGTGGTCCTCTCCCGCCGACAGCGGCTTCCAGGCGGCCCGCGCCGCGGCCGAGCCCGCCCAGGGCGGCACCACGGCCTCCGGACTGCCACGAAGGGTTCCGAAGGCCAATCTGGTCCCCGGTTCGGCGAGCGCGGCGGAGAGCGCCGCCCCCGAACCGGCGGCGCCAATCTCGCCCGACCGGGTGCGCAGCCGCCTGTCCAGCTTCCAGCAGGGAGTACGGCAGGGCCGCGAGTTCACCCGTGAGAACAAGGAGGAGCAATGA
- a CDS encoding roadblock/LC7 domain-containing protein: protein MRELSQGARGVNWLITDFVNNVPGVAHTVVVSSDGLPLAYSEGFPKDRADQLAAVASGVISLTQGAARVFEGGMVTQTVIEMQRGLLMIMSISDGSCLAVLAAADCDMGLVAYQMTLLVERAGQVLTPAVRAELQASRPR, encoded by the coding sequence ATGAGAGAGCTGAGTCAGGGCGCCAGGGGTGTCAACTGGCTGATCACCGACTTCGTGAACAACGTGCCAGGTGTGGCCCACACCGTGGTGGTGTCGTCCGACGGTCTGCCACTGGCCTACTCCGAGGGCTTCCCCAAGGACCGGGCCGACCAGCTCGCCGCGGTGGCCTCCGGTGTGATCAGCTTGACGCAGGGCGCCGCCAGGGTCTTCGAGGGCGGTATGGTCACCCAGACGGTGATCGAGATGCAGCGCGGCCTTTTGATGATCATGTCCATCAGTGACGGCTCGTGCCTGGCGGTCTTGGCCGCCGCCGACTGCGACATGGGTCTGGTGGCTTACCAGATGACGCTGCTCGTGGAGCGCGCGGGACAGGTGCTCACGCCTGCCGTTCGCGCCGAGCTGCAGGCGTCGCGCCCTCGCTAG
- a CDS encoding DUF742 domain-containing protein — translation MVRPYAVTGGRTAPRVKFAMEALVSSATSEHRDLSLLSPEYQAIIQLCRSVRSVAEVSALLRVPLGITRVLIADMASEGLIRVHQPQLEAGKPDLNLLERVLSGLRRL, via the coding sequence CTGGTCAGGCCGTATGCCGTGACCGGAGGGCGCACGGCGCCGCGGGTGAAGTTCGCGATGGAGGCGCTGGTCTCCTCGGCCACCTCCGAACATCGCGACCTCTCTCTCCTCAGTCCGGAGTATCAAGCGATCATCCAGTTGTGCCGGTCGGTCAGGTCGGTCGCGGAAGTCTCCGCCCTTTTACGAGTTCCGCTCGGCATCACCCGGGTGCTGATCGCGGACATGGCGTCCGAGGGCCTGATCCGCGTGCACCAGCCGCAGCTGGAAGCGGGTAAGCCGGATCTCAACCTGCTCGAAAGGGTGCTCAGTGGACTTCGTAGGCTCTAG
- a CDS encoding GTP-binding protein has protein sequence MSTFPVEGGLTSTKIVVAGGFGVGKTTFVGAVSEILPLTTEAVMTDASAHIDDVSLTPNKTTTTVAMDFGRVSLDRDLILYLFGTPGQHRFWFMWDDLVRGAIGAVVLVDTRRLADSFPAIDYFEEAKLPFVVGINGWDGQYLHAEEEIREALTLSPHIPLVRLDARSRDSVKSTLITLVEHALTSHVGPRG, from the coding sequence ATGAGCACGTTTCCCGTTGAAGGCGGGCTCACCTCGACGAAGATCGTCGTCGCTGGTGGCTTCGGCGTGGGCAAGACCACGTTCGTGGGTGCGGTGTCGGAGATCCTGCCGCTCACCACAGAGGCGGTCATGACCGACGCGTCGGCGCACATCGACGACGTGTCGCTCACGCCGAACAAGACGACCACCACGGTGGCCATGGACTTCGGCAGGGTCTCGCTCGATCGCGACCTGATCCTCTATCTGTTCGGCACGCCGGGCCAGCACCGGTTCTGGTTCATGTGGGACGACCTGGTGCGCGGCGCCATCGGCGCCGTCGTGCTGGTCGACACCCGCAGGCTGGCCGACAGCTTCCCCGCCATCGACTACTTCGAGGAGGCGAAGCTGCCGTTCGTGGTCGGCATCAACGGCTGGGACGGCCAGTACCTCCACGCGGAGGAGGAGATCAGGGAGGCGCTCACGCTCTCGCCGCACATCCCGCTCGTGCGCCTGGACGCCAGGTCGCGCGACTCGGTGAAGAGCACACTGATCACTCTGGTGGAGCACGCGCTCACGAGCCACGTGGGACCGCGCGGCTGA